The Microbulbifer sp. TB1203 nucleotide sequence CCCGGCGGCGGAAAAGCTGGCGGCGCAAATCGAGTCGACGGAGTTTCACGCACCGGAAATTCCGGTAATCCACAATGTGCACGCCCGCCCTGAGTCGGACCCCGCGGCCATCAAGGCGTTGATGGTGGAGCAAATCTACAGCCCGGTGCGCTGGACCGAATGTGTGCAGGCCATGGTAACCGAAGGCACCGGGCAACTGGTGGAGTGCGGGCCGGGCAAGGTGCTGGCGGGATTGGCCAAGCGCATCGACCGCAGCCTGACCTGCCACAACATCGACACCCCGGACCAATTGAATACCGCACTGCTGGCCACTGCGGAGTAATATCTCGAATTCGAGTGGAGCGACAATGACACTGACAACTTCCCTCAACGATAGAGTGGCCCTGGTCACCGGTGCCAGCCGCGGCATCGGTGCGGCCATTGCCGATACCTTGGGCGCGATGGGCGCCACGGTGATCGGCACTGCCACCAGCGCCTCTGGCGCGGAAAAAATCACCGCGCGCTTTGCTGAAAAGGGTATCTCAGGTGTAGGTAAGGAGCTGGATGTCACCAGCGCAGAAAGCCTGGCTACACTGCTGGAATCGGTGAAAAAGGATTTCGGCGCACCAGTGATCCTGGTAAACAATGCGGGCATTACCAAGGACAACCTGCTGATGCGCATGAAGGACGAGGAGTGGGCGGAGGTGATCGACACCAATCTTTCCGCGGTCTATCGTGTAACCAAGGCCTGCCTGCGGGATATGACCAAGGCGCGCTGGGGGCGGATTATCAATATCAGCTCAGTTGTGGGCAGCATGGGTAACGCCGGCCAGAGCAACTACGCAGCCACCAAGGCCGGAGTCGCCGGTTTCGCGCGTTCGCTGGCGGCGGAAGTGGGCTCTCGGGGTATTACGGTGAATACCGTGGCTCCCGGATTTATCGATACCGATATGACCAAGGTGCTTCCGGAAACCCAGCGCGAAGCGCTGATGGGCCGGATCCCGCTGGGGCGTCTGGGGGACCCCGAAGAGATCGCTTCAGTTGTCGCATTTTTAGCCAGTGATGCCGGTGGATACGTGACCGGAGAGACCATTCATGTGAATGGCGGCATGTATATGGCCTGATATTTTTCCTCAAAAAATTGCTGTAACTGTTTGATTAACAAAGAGTTTGCAATGGTGCTTTGGGGAGCGAAAGGCGGCGCATTACATCCCGAAAAAGTTGGGGTACAATGCCGCCTCGCATTAACCGAAGCTGTGTGAGCCGGTCGTTATCCCGCTTTGAATATCGCGGGGCAGAAATTGAAAACGACTACAACAGATTTTTATCCACTAGGAGTTAAATTGAATCATGAGCAGCATTGAAGAGCGCGTTAAAAAGATCGTTGCTGAACAACTGGGTGTGAAGGAAGAAGACGTAAAGCCTGAAGCCTCATTTGTTGAAGATCTGGGCGCTGACTCCCTCGACACAGTTGAGTTGGTAATGGCTCTGGAAGAGGAATTCGAAACTGAGATCCCCGACGAAGAAGCCGAAAAAATTACAACTGTTCAGCTGGCCATCGATTACATCAAGGAAAACCTTGGTTAATTCCCGCTGGGTGGTTTAGGCATCGGGTAGCCGCCTGTTGCCCG carries:
- the fabG gene encoding 3-oxoacyl-ACP reductase FabG, whose translation is MTLTTSLNDRVALVTGASRGIGAAIADTLGAMGATVIGTATSASGAEKITARFAEKGISGVGKELDVTSAESLATLLESVKKDFGAPVILVNNAGITKDNLLMRMKDEEWAEVIDTNLSAVYRVTKACLRDMTKARWGRIINISSVVGSMGNAGQSNYAATKAGVAGFARSLAAEVGSRGITVNTVAPGFIDTDMTKVLPETQREALMGRIPLGRLGDPEEIASVVAFLASDAGGYVTGETIHVNGGMYMA
- the acpP gene encoding acyl carrier protein; this encodes MSSIEERVKKIVAEQLGVKEEDVKPEASFVEDLGADSLDTVELVMALEEEFETEIPDEEAEKITTVQLAIDYIKENLG